In Chrysoperla carnea chromosome 2, inChrCarn1.1, whole genome shotgun sequence, the following proteins share a genomic window:
- the LOC123292798 gene encoding glutathione S-transferase E14-like → MGIDLYYSAESAPCRNVLFTAKLLGVELNIIPTNLEKDDHLKPEFVKLNPQHVIPTLNDNGFVLWESRAICQYLVNQYGKDDSLYPKEPKKRALVDARLYFDMGTLYAAFAEYYYPQLFFGSKDPLDPSKYNKMDDAFKLFDKFLEQNEYAAGDNVTIADLTLSATVATYEVMDYDISQYKNVSKWFGKIKAIPVYEEANGKPAQEFGQFKNKMGLDFYYTPGSSPCRNVLLTAKVLGVELNLKHLNLMEGEHLKPEFVKINPQHCVPTLDDNGFALWESRAICGYLVNQYGKDDSLYPKDAKKRALVDARLYFDMGTLYNSFAEYYYPSIFGGAPRDPTKLEKINNAFKFLDQFLEQTEYAAGNQLTIADLCLGATVSTFEVMDYDLAQYKNVSRWFAKIKSLPGYEEANNKGVQAFKQLVDMLSKK, encoded by the exons ttaaatattatacctacCAATCTTGAAAAAGATGACCATCTTAAACCAGAGTTTGTGAAG ttaaatcCACAGCATGTTATTCCTACATTGAATGATAACGGTTTTGTACTTTGGGAAAG TCGCGCCATTTGTCAATATTTGGTGAATCAATACGGAAAAGATGATTCTTTATATCCAAAAGAGCCTAAAAAGAGGGCACTCGTTGATGCACGGTTGTATTTTGACATGGGAACATTATATGCAGCTTTCGCTGAGTATTAT taTCCACAATTATTCTTTGGTTCAAAAGATCCATTAGacccatcaaaatataataaaatggacgatgcttttaaattatttgataagtTCTTAGAACAAAATGAATATGCTGCTGGAGATAATGTAACAATTGCAGACTTAACGTTATCTGCTACCGTAGCCACATATGAAGTAATGGATTATGATATTtcacaatataaaaatgtatccaAATGGTTTGGTAAAATTAAAGCAATACCTGTTTATGAAGAAGCCAATGGTAAACCAGCGCAAGAATTTGGTCAATTTAAAA ATAAAATGGGTCTCGATTTTTATTATACACCTGGCAGTTCACCATGCCGCAATGTTTTATTAACCGCAAAAGTATTAGGGGTGGAACTAAACCTCAAGCACCTTAATCTTATGGAAGGTGAACACCTTAAACCAGAATTCGTCAAG ATTAATCCACAACATTGCGTTCCCACACTAGACGACAATGGTTTTGCACTCTGGGAAAG tcgtGCAATTTGTGGATATTTGGTCAACCAATATGGAAAAGATGATTCTCTTTATCCAAAAGATGCTAAAAAACGTGCATTAGTTGATGCtcgattatattttgatatggGAACTTTATATAACTCATTTGCTGAATATTAt tatCCATCCATATTTGGAGGAGCACCTAGAGATCCAaccaaattggaaaaaattaacaacGCATTCAAATTCTTGGATCAATTCTTGGAACAAACTGAATATGCAGCTGGTAACCAATTAACAATTGCTGATTTATGTTTGGGAGCTACTGTATCCACATTTGAAGTAATGGATTATGATCTTGCACAATATAAAAATGTGTCCCGTTGGTTCGCAAAAATTAAATCGTTACCTGGCTATGAAGAAGCTAACAATAAAGGAGTACAAGCATTCAAGCAATTAGTTGATatgctttcaaaaaaataa
- the LOC123291987 gene encoding juvenile hormone esterase-like isoform X2: MYLLPIITVFYLLIIVSSGLLPIPPIGPIVKVSSGSLQGNVLLNDCQEPYFGFHGIPYAKPPINTLRFKSPQPPNDWSGIRMANLQGNECVQRSLFTNSIIGNEDCLYANVFTKHLPNDTNTSLKPVLVFIHGGGFGSGSSDNKQYGSIYLMCEDIVLVTFNYRLNIFGFLSFDDPSVNVPGNAGLKDQVQLLRWVQENIKQFSGDPNKVTIFGQSAGAASVNLLMLSPLAKGLFHRAISNSGTALQPFVFTPRRYRELARLLKYNGDISNQKQIFEFFMKFDAATLLKAQKRLRTTFLPYLGDRSEMVVTVENEIGNADPFITSMPEKIIANKQYNDVPYLLGFNSEEGAFFLKWDTNVHYNFSDEQDTIPRYLRIEKNTPKAFAFGKKIKEFYYGNQMPSYNNLMSYYNMMTDSIYSHKISEVARTMAMNSKSPIYFYEFSYKTQLNWASRYFARTPQPATSHCDDLGYLFFNILNVLPVSPNSDAGIGRHRMIKFWTNFAKYGDPNSKTNDPLLNVTWLPINKEHFYYLNIDKDMSLRENPIQNRLLFWDNIEQCAATTQWRECLQKI; encoded by the exons atgtatttacttCCAATAATTACTGTCTTCTATTTACTAATAATAGTGTCGAGTGGATTGTTACCGATACCTCCAATAGGTCCAATAGTTAAAGTTTCTAGTGGTAGTTTACAAGGAAACGTGTTATTGAACGATTGCCAAGAACCATATTTCGGATTTCATGGAATTCCATATGCTAAACCGCCAATTAATACACTTAGATTTAag tCTCCTCAGCCTCCAAATGACTGGTCAGGCATACGAATGGCGAATTTGCAGGGTAATGAATGTGTTCAAAGGTCGCTATTTACAAATAGTATAATTGGAAATGAAGATTGTCTTTATGCAAATGTCTTCACAAAACAT TTACCAAACGATACAAACACCAGCTTAAAACCTGTATTGGTTTTTATACATGGAGGTGGTTTTGGATCAGGAAGTAGTGACAACAAACAATACGGATCGATATATTTGATGTGTGAAGATATTGTTTTGGTGACTTTCAACTatcgtttaaatatttttg GATTCTTAAGTTTTGATGATCCATCAGTGAATGTACCTGGAAATGCTGGTTTAAAAGATCAAGTGCAACTTTTACGCTGGGTgcaagaaaatataaaacaattttcggGTGATCCTAATAAAGTTACCATATTTGGACAAAGTGCTGGCGCAGCATCTGTAAACCTATTAATGTTGTCTCCATTAGCAAAAGGTTTATTTCATCGAGCAATTTCAAATAGTGGCACTGCGCTACAACCATTTGTCTTTACTCCACGAAGATATCGTGAATTGGCtagattattaaaatacaatggTGATATAagtaatcaaaaacaaattttcgaattCTTCATGAAATTTGATGCGGCAACTTTGTTAAAAGCACAAAAAAGATTAAGAACTACTTTT ctgCCCTATTTGGGCGATCGCAGTGAAATGGTAGTAACCGTTGAAAATGAAATCGGAAATGCAGATCCGTTTATCACTTCAATGCCTGAAAAAATAATTGCCAATAAACAATACAATGATGTGCCATATTTATTAGGATTTAATTCAGAAGAAGGAGCGTTCTTTTTAAAATGGGACACAAATGTGCATTATAATTTTAGTGATGAGCAAGACACCATACCAAGATATCTacgtattgaaaaaaatacaccaaAAGCTTTTGcatttgggaaaaaaattaaagaattttactATGGAAACCAGATGCCtagttacaataatttaatgagcTATTACAAC ATGATGACCGACTCAATTTATTCTCATAAAATAAGTGAAGTAGCTAGAACAATGGCAATGAATTCAAAATcaccaatatatttttatgagtttAGTTATAAGACACAGTTAAATTGGGCATCCAGATATTTTGCCCGAACGCCCCAACCAGCAACATCCCATTGTGACGATTTAG GATATCTTTTCTTCAACATTTTGAATGTATTACCGGTTTCACCAAATTCAGATGCCGGCATTGGCAGACATCGGATGattaaattttggacaaattttGCTAAATATGGTGAcccaaattcaaaaacaaatgatCCATTATTAAACGTTACATGGTTACCGAtaaataaagaacatttttattatttaaacattgatAAAGACATGAGCCTACGGGAGAATCCAATACAAAATCGATTATTATTTTGGGATAATATAGAACAATGTGCGGCGACGACTCAATGGAGGGAGtgtcttcaaaaaatttaa
- the LOC123291987 gene encoding juvenile hormone esterase-like isoform X1, with protein sequence MYLLPIITVFYLLIIVSSGLLPIPPIGPIVKVSSGSLQGNVLLNDCQEPYFGFHGIPYAKPPINTLRFKSPQPPNDWSGIRMANLQGNECVQRSLFTNSIIGNEDCLYANVFTKHLPNDTNTSLKPVLVFIHGGGFGSGSSDNKQYGSIYLMCEDIVLVTFNYRLNIFGFLSFDDPSVNVPGNAGLKDQVQLLRWVQENIKQFSGDPNKVTIFGQSAGAASVNLLMLSPLAKGLFHRAISNSGTALQPFVFTPRRYRELARLLKYNGDISNQKQIFEFFMKFDAATLLKAQKRLRTTFLPYLGDRSEMVVTVENEIGNADPFITSMPEKIIANKQYNDVPYLLGFNSEEGAFFLKWDTNVHYNFSDEQDTIPRYLRIEKNTPKAFAFGKKIKEFYYGNQMPSYNNLMSYYNMMTDSIYSHKISEVARTMAMNSKSPIYFYEFSYKTQLNWASRYFARTPQPATSHCDDLGYLFFNILNILPINARSDRNSGYLFFNILNVLPVSPNSDAGIGRHRMIKFWTNFAKYGDPNSKTNDPLLNVTWLPINKEHFYYLNIDKDMSLRENPIQNRLLFWDNIEQCAATTQWRECLQKI encoded by the exons atgtatttacttCCAATAATTACTGTCTTCTATTTACTAATAATAGTGTCGAGTGGATTGTTACCGATACCTCCAATAGGTCCAATAGTTAAAGTTTCTAGTGGTAGTTTACAAGGAAACGTGTTATTGAACGATTGCCAAGAACCATATTTCGGATTTCATGGAATTCCATATGCTAAACCGCCAATTAATACACTTAGATTTAag tCTCCTCAGCCTCCAAATGACTGGTCAGGCATACGAATGGCGAATTTGCAGGGTAATGAATGTGTTCAAAGGTCGCTATTTACAAATAGTATAATTGGAAATGAAGATTGTCTTTATGCAAATGTCTTCACAAAACAT TTACCAAACGATACAAACACCAGCTTAAAACCTGTATTGGTTTTTATACATGGAGGTGGTTTTGGATCAGGAAGTAGTGACAACAAACAATACGGATCGATATATTTGATGTGTGAAGATATTGTTTTGGTGACTTTCAACTatcgtttaaatatttttg GATTCTTAAGTTTTGATGATCCATCAGTGAATGTACCTGGAAATGCTGGTTTAAAAGATCAAGTGCAACTTTTACGCTGGGTgcaagaaaatataaaacaattttcggGTGATCCTAATAAAGTTACCATATTTGGACAAAGTGCTGGCGCAGCATCTGTAAACCTATTAATGTTGTCTCCATTAGCAAAAGGTTTATTTCATCGAGCAATTTCAAATAGTGGCACTGCGCTACAACCATTTGTCTTTACTCCACGAAGATATCGTGAATTGGCtagattattaaaatacaatggTGATATAagtaatcaaaaacaaattttcgaattCTTCATGAAATTTGATGCGGCAACTTTGTTAAAAGCACAAAAAAGATTAAGAACTACTTTT ctgCCCTATTTGGGCGATCGCAGTGAAATGGTAGTAACCGTTGAAAATGAAATCGGAAATGCAGATCCGTTTATCACTTCAATGCCTGAAAAAATAATTGCCAATAAACAATACAATGATGTGCCATATTTATTAGGATTTAATTCAGAAGAAGGAGCGTTCTTTTTAAAATGGGACACAAATGTGCATTATAATTTTAGTGATGAGCAAGACACCATACCAAGATATCTacgtattgaaaaaaatacaccaaAAGCTTTTGcatttgggaaaaaaattaaagaattttactATGGAAACCAGATGCCtagttacaataatttaatgagcTATTACAAC ATGATGACCGACTCAATTTATTCTCATAAAATAAGTGAAGTAGCTAGAACAATGGCAATGAATTCAAAATcaccaatatatttttatgagtttAGTTATAAGACACAGTTAAATTGGGCATCCAGATATTTTGCCCGAACGCCCCAACCAGCAACATCCCATTGTGACGATTTAG gatatttattttttaatattttgaatatattaccCATAAATGCGCGTTCGGATCGGAATTCGG GATATCTTTTCTTCAACATTTTGAATGTATTACCGGTTTCACCAAATTCAGATGCCGGCATTGGCAGACATCGGATGattaaattttggacaaattttGCTAAATATGGTGAcccaaattcaaaaacaaatgatCCATTATTAAACGTTACATGGTTACCGAtaaataaagaacatttttattatttaaacattgatAAAGACATGAGCCTACGGGAGAATCCAATACAAAATCGATTATTATTTTGGGATAATATAGAACAATGTGCGGCGACGACTCAATGGAGGGAGtgtcttcaaaaaatttaa